In a single window of the Fusarium falciforme chromosome 3, complete sequence genome:
- a CDS encoding Protein kinase domain-containing protein, whose protein sequence is MCVLGYSHEKENLDKIKDVNNDHLIKNLASCDEIRCIIFPWAEHGDLKQYWEEEADRSLSVVIWSIEQLAGLGSALRDLHGVNCRHGDLKPSNIFYFKDGGGILKIADLGVSKVHSIATGQRKGETETKASTRAYEGPEAYEQSNVPRSRKYDCWSMACVILEFVVWLLYDQRALDGFHSSRDSRWNSFYHLRIPNPTSEDPRAVWWENMERHPKVDEVMNLLREDARVRGTALEELINLVDSKLLLMNPKSRLEAAEIAKVLHELVKRCNAGQTLWVNDVDGPTEVPAIFRQEPTRIPDVTYQ, encoded by the exons ATGTGTGTGCTTGGCTACAGC CATGAGAAAGAAAATCTAGACAAAATCAAAGACGTCAACAATGACCATCTGATCAAGAACCTAGCTTCTTGTGATGAAATCCGCTGCATTATTTTCCCATGGGCTGAGCATGGAGATTTGAAACAATactgggaggaagaggctgacCGATCACTTTCCGTTGTCATTTGGTCTATCGAACAGTTGGCTGGACTTGGCTCCGCCCTGAGAGACCTTCATGGAGTCAATTGCCGCCATGGGGACCTGAAACCGTCCAACATATTCTACTTCAAAGATGGCGGTGGCATTCTCAAAATTGCCGACCTAGGTGTATCCAAAGTACACAGCATCGCAACGGGTCAACGCAAAGGCGAGACAGAGACGAAAGCATCGACGAGAGCCTATGAAGGCCCTGAAGCCTATGAGCAGTCAAATGTGCCTAGATCACGCAAGTACGATTGCTGGTCAATGGCATGCGTCATTCTGGAATTCGTCGTTTGGCTGCTCTACGACCAGCGTGCACTTGACGGTTTCCACTCGTCACGGGATTCACGATGGAACAGTTTCTATCATCTCAGGATTCCCAATCCCACTTCTGAAGATCCAAGGGCGGTGTGGTGGGAGAACATGGAAAGGCATCCCAAGGTCGACGAAGTCATGAACTTGCTTCGTGAGGATGCGCGGGTTAGGGGCACCGCGTTGGAAGAACTCATCAACCTCGTTGATTCGAAGTTACTCTTGATGAACCCAAAGAGTCGCCTCGAAGCTGCCGAGATTGCCAAAGTGCTTCACGAGCTCGTCAAACGATGCAACGCAGGGCAGACACTATGGGTCAACGACGTTGATGGTCCTACGGAAGTTCCAGCAATATTCAGACAAGAACCAACAAGGATACCAGACGTCACTTATCAGTAA
- a CDS encoding Alcohol dehydrogenase 1 has translation MDARFTSAEFLFSDTLPTMPIIEIPKEQCAQVLEKPGGLVVHKKIPVHMPGPDEVLVNVKYSGVCHTDLHAMMGDWPLKRKIPLVGGHEGAGVVVAKGELVKDLEIGNHAGIKWLNGSCLHCTFCLQGDEQLCPQALLSGYTVDGTFQKYAIAKAAHITRIPSECNLEDVCPILCAGLTVYKGFKESGVRAGQYVAIVGAGGGLGCFALQYAKAMGIHSIAIDAGNDKSKACKDLGAAAFVDFQKSSDIAADVRAAVPDGFGPHAVLVLATHEQPFQQAYNYVRSHGSVVCIGMPGHAHLKAPIFDTVVRMVNIKGSYVGNRQDAAEAIEFFRLGLIKAPHKLVGLSELQDVYDMMLKDEVVGRMAGQKIVLLYNLAASKPWLVLSSEVVALCAIGDIWSE, from the exons ATGGATGCTCGGTTCACCTCTGCTGAGTTTTTATTCTCGGATACACTACCAACTATGCCTATTATTGAAATCCCAAAGGAGCAATGCGCGCAAGTACTCGAAAAGCCCGGAGGGC TGGTGGTTCATAAGAAAATCCCGGTGCACATGCCAGGCCCTGATGAGGTCTTGGTTAATGTGAAGTACTCGGGCGTCTGTCACACCGATTTACacgccatgatgggcgaTTGGCcgctgaagaggaagataCCTCTAGTTGGTGGTCACGAAGGCGCTGGTGTCGTGGTCGCCAAGGGTGAGCTTGTCAAGGACTTAGAGATTGGTAACCACGCCGGGATCAAATGGCTGAATGGTTCTTGCCTCCACTGCACTTTCTGCTTGCAAGGCGACGAGCAGCTCTGTCCTCAGGCTCTCCTCTCCGGCTACACCGTCGACGGCACTTTCCAGAAATATGCTATTGCCAAGGCGGCACATATCACCCGCATCCCTAGCGAGTGTAACTTGGAAGACGTTTGCCCAATCCTCTGCGCAGGACTCACTGTCTACAAGGGGTTCAAGGAATCTGGCGTCCGCGCGGGGCAATACGTTGCTATAGTTGGCGCAGGTGGTGGCCTCGGATGCTTCGCTCTACAGTACGCTAAGGCCATGGGTATCCATAGTATCGCAATCGACGCAGGCAACGACAAATCCAAAGCATGCAAAGATCTGGGCGCAGCGGCGTTCGTCGACTTCCAAAAGTCCTCGGATATTGCCGCGGATGTTAGGGCTGCGGTCCCAGACGGGTTCGGACCCCATGCTGTCCTCGTGCTCGCAACCCACGAACAGCCATTCCAGCAGGCGTATAACTATGTTAGATCGCACGGCAGCGTCGTGTGTATTGGTATGCCGGGCCATGCACATCTTAAAGCACCAATCTTTGACACTGTCGTTCGCATGGTCAACATCAAAGGCAGTTATGTGGGGAACCGTCAGGACGCGGCCGAGGCTATTGAATTCTTCCGACTTGGCCTAATTAAAGCGCCGCACAAGCTTGTTGGTTTGAGTGAGCTACAGGATGTATATGATATGATGCTTAAGGATGAGGTTGTGGGTCG TATGGCTGGTCAA AAGATCGTTCTACTTTAT AACCTGGCTGCCTCCAAGCCGTGGCTTGTCTTATCAAGTGAGGTTGTTGCCCTCTGCGCGATTGGAGACATCTGGTCcgaataa